The following are encoded in a window of uncultured Pseudomonas sp. genomic DNA:
- the lptF gene encoding LPS export ABC transporter permease LptF, producing MIVFRYLSREVLLTLSAVSAVLLVIIMSGRFIRYLAQAAQGMLDPGVLLMIMAYRIPGFLQLILPLALFLGILLAYGRMYLDSEMTVLSATGMSQQRLFTYSLAPATLVALLAGWLSLGLAPQGVEHVARILNQQSALTELDTLVPGRFQSMKGGARVTYTEDLSEDRSSLAGVFISETQLSSQGDKERGISVLVAESGRQEIQADGSRYLILENGYRYDGNPGQADYRAIKYDTYGVLLPKPEVAADVMEREAIPTRELIGSDDPRMQSELQWRLSIPMLVFVVTLLAVPLSRVNPRQGRFLKLLPAILLYMAYLALLIGARGALDKATIPTALGLWWVHGLFALIGLLLLNWESLRLRWAAPRVAQEVARG from the coding sequence TTGATCGTCTTCCGTTATCTGTCTCGTGAAGTGCTGCTGACCCTGAGTGCGGTGAGTGCCGTGCTGCTGGTCATTATTATGAGCGGCCGCTTTATTCGTTATTTGGCCCAGGCGGCGCAAGGGATGCTTGATCCTGGGGTGCTGCTGATGATCATGGCGTACCGGATCCCCGGCTTCTTGCAGCTGATCCTGCCGCTGGCGCTGTTCCTCGGCATTCTCCTGGCCTATGGGCGGATGTATCTGGACAGCGAGATGACGGTGCTTTCGGCCACCGGCATGAGCCAGCAGCGCTTATTTACCTACAGCCTGGCGCCCGCCACCTTGGTTGCGCTGCTCGCCGGCTGGTTAAGCCTGGGGCTGGCCCCACAAGGCGTTGAGCATGTGGCGCGGATTCTCAACCAGCAGAGCGCCTTGACCGAGCTGGATACCCTGGTGCCGGGGCGTTTTCAGTCAATGAAAGGTGGCGCGCGGGTGACCTACACCGAAGATCTTTCCGAGGATCGCAGTTCGTTGGCCGGGGTGTTTATCTCCGAGACGCAGCTGTCGAGCCAAGGTGACAAGGAGCGCGGTATTTCTGTGCTGGTGGCGGAGTCCGGGCGTCAGGAAATTCAGGCAGACGGCAGTCGTTACCTGATCCTGGAAAATGGTTACCGCTATGACGGCAATCCGGGTCAGGCCGATTACCGCGCAATTAAGTACGACACATACGGTGTATTACTGCCCAAGCCGGAAGTGGCAGCGGATGTGATGGAGCGTGAGGCGATCCCGACGCGCGAGCTGATTGGCAGTGACGATCCACGCATGCAGTCTGAATTGCAGTGGCGTTTATCGATTCCCATGCTGGTTTTTGTGGTCACCTTGCTGGCGGTGCCGCTGTCTCGGGTCAATCCACGGCAGGGGCGCTTTCTCAAGTTGTTGCCCGCCATTCTGCTGTACATGGCTTATTTGGCGCTGTTGATCGGTGCGCGTGGCGCACTGGATAAAGCAACAATACCAACCGCCTTGGGCTTGTGGTGGGTGCATGGGCTGTTCGCGTTGATCGGTCTGCTGTTGCTGAATTGGGAGTCGCTGCGGTTGCGCTGGGCGGCCCCTCGTGTGGCGCAGGAGGTGGCCCGTGGTTAA
- the lptG gene encoding LPS export ABC transporter permease LptG: MVKLDRYIGTQVFIAIIAVLGIIVGLALLFAFIDELGDVEDSYSLLDALGYVLLTAPRRIYEMLPMAALVGCLIGLGSLASSSELTIMRAAGVSIGRIVWAVMKPMLVLMLVGVLIGEYLAPYSENQAQASRAMAQGGGDAQSSKHGLWHRQGQEYVHINAVQPDGVLLGVTRYRFDEQKHMQSSSFARRAQYQGDHWQLEDVATTHFRERSSEVIRQASERWDVELTPQLLGTVVLAPDALSMTGLWDYIHYLAEQGLNNSQYWLSFWTKVLQPLVTAALVLMAISFIFGPLRSVTLGQRVFTGVLVGFVFKISQDLLGPSSLVFGFSPLLAVLTPAGICALVGMFLLRRAG, translated from the coding sequence GTGGTTAAGTTGGATCGTTATATCGGTACCCAGGTTTTTATCGCCATCATCGCGGTGCTGGGGATTATCGTGGGGCTGGCCCTGCTGTTTGCCTTTATCGATGAACTGGGGGATGTCGAGGACAGTTACAGCCTGCTCGATGCCCTCGGCTATGTGCTGCTGACAGCCCCGCGGCGCATCTATGAAATGCTACCCATGGCGGCGCTGGTTGGCTGCCTGATCGGTTTGGGCTCGTTGGCCAGTAGCAGCGAGCTGACCATCATGCGCGCGGCCGGCGTGTCGATTGGGCGGATAGTCTGGGCGGTGATGAAGCCGATGCTGGTGCTGATGCTGGTCGGCGTGCTGATTGGCGAGTACCTGGCGCCCTATAGCGAGAACCAGGCTCAGGCGAGTCGTGCCATGGCTCAAGGTGGCGGTGACGCACAGAGCTCCAAGCACGGTCTGTGGCATCGCCAGGGGCAAGAGTATGTGCACATCAACGCCGTGCAACCCGATGGCGTGCTGCTGGGGGTTACCCGCTACCGCTTCGATGAGCAGAAACACATGCAGTCCTCCAGCTTTGCCCGGCGCGCGCAGTATCAGGGTGATCACTGGCAGCTGGAAGACGTGGCGACCACGCATTTCCGTGAGCGCAGCAGTGAAGTCATCCGACAGGCTAGCGAGCGCTGGGATGTCGAGTTGACCCCGCAATTGCTCGGCACTGTGGTGCTGGCCCCGGATGCGTTGTCGATGACCGGACTGTGGGATTACATTCACTACCTGGCCGAGCAGGGGCTGAACAACAGTCAGTACTGGCTGTCGTTCTGGACCAAGGTGCTGCAGCCATTGGTGACGGCCGCCCTGGTGCTGATGGCGATCTCCTTTATCTTCGGCCCATTGCGCTCGGTGACACTGGGGCAGCGGGTGTTTACTGGGGTGCTGGTAGGCTTCGTGTTCAAGATCAGCCAGGACCTGCTCGGGCCATCGAGCCTGGTGTTCGGCTTCTCACCGCTGCTGGCGGTGTTGACCCCAGCCGGTATCTGCGCACTGGTCGGGATGTTCTTGCTGCGTCGCGCCGGTTAA
- a CDS encoding RDD family protein, which produces MPKHLLRPQGEFPSAGLLRRLAAMFYDALLCIALLIVVTFIYKLILMGFYGEAQLKQMSDAGALDGDPLLSTLLLLSLFGFFAKFWTHSGQTLGMQVWGLRIQNRDGSAVSLWQALLRFLVAIGSWLLFGLGFLWMLWDKQKRSWHDIYSDSQVIQLPKNIHKK; this is translated from the coding sequence ATGCCGAAACACCTGCTGCGCCCGCAGGGTGAATTCCCCAGCGCCGGACTGCTCCGCCGCCTCGCCGCCATGTTTTATGACGCCCTGTTGTGCATCGCACTGCTGATTGTGGTGACCTTTATCTACAAACTGATCCTGATGGGCTTCTATGGCGAGGCGCAGCTCAAGCAGATGTCCGATGCCGGCGCACTGGATGGCGACCCCCTACTCTCGACCCTGTTGCTGCTAAGCCTGTTCGGCTTCTTCGCCAAGTTCTGGACCCACAGTGGCCAGACCCTGGGCATGCAGGTTTGGGGCCTGCGTATTCAGAACCGCGACGGCTCAGCTGTCAGCCTGTGGCAGGCATTACTGCGCTTTCTGGTCGCCATTGGCTCCTGGCTACTGTTCGGCCTGGGCTTTCTCTGGATGCTCTGGGACAAACAAAAGCGCAGCTGGCATGACATCTATTCGGACAGCCAGGTCATTCAACTGCCGAAGAATATTCACAAGAAGTAA
- a CDS encoding cold-shock protein: MSNRQNGIVKWFNDEKGFGFISPESGPDLFVHFRSIQSNGFKSLKEGQKVSFIAVQGQKGMQADEVQVQE, encoded by the coding sequence ATGTCGAATCGTCAGAACGGTATCGTCAAATGGTTTAACGACGAGAAAGGTTTTGGTTTTATCAGCCCTGAAAGCGGCCCGGATCTGTTCGTGCACTTCCGTTCGATTCAGAGCAATGGTTTCAAGAGCCTTAAAGAAGGCCAGAAGGTCAGCTTTATCGCTGTGCAGGGCCAGAAAGGCATGCAGGCTGACGAAGTTCAAGTGCAGGAATAA
- a CDS encoding tyrosine-type recombinase/integrase — protein sequence MTKPKTKPAPTLQAVFNVYRNTRKLKSSTADDYQKVFNRYAADWLERGWLAITSDIFEKRFNEVSAKSKAQANQLARIFSAVWSFGAAKYGITTINPTKRLKAMGGLHHIKPRDGVIPDSLQPRWWRAVEALPDKEASAAFVFIALTGCRRGEALRLKTTDIDWQAKTVTFHDTKNGSDHRLPLCRRLFALLKVHCEGRQGLVFHLTTRRLELMVEHLVNQLQFKWSPHDLRRTFVTIAQRTLKDLATVKRMVNHSVGGDVTMKHYLRLSVEDLRESMQQVEDAFEEVRRVAVVDDSFDEPQL from the coding sequence GTGACCAAGCCAAAAACCAAGCCCGCACCGACACTGCAGGCGGTCTTCAATGTCTACCGCAACACTCGAAAACTGAAGTCATCCACCGCCGACGACTATCAAAAGGTCTTCAACCGCTATGCCGCTGACTGGCTAGAAAGGGGGTGGTTAGCTATCACGTCAGACATCTTCGAGAAGCGCTTCAATGAAGTCAGTGCCAAGTCCAAGGCGCAGGCCAACCAGCTTGCCCGCATCTTCTCTGCGGTCTGGTCGTTCGGGGCTGCTAAGTACGGCATCACGACGATAAACCCGACTAAGAGGCTCAAGGCAATGGGAGGGCTGCACCACATAAAGCCAAGGGATGGTGTTATTCCTGACTCCTTGCAGCCCAGGTGGTGGAGAGCAGTTGAAGCATTGCCCGACAAGGAAGCATCGGCGGCTTTTGTCTTCATCGCCCTGACTGGGTGCCGGAGAGGGGAGGCGCTGCGGCTGAAGACCACGGACATTGATTGGCAGGCAAAGACAGTCACTTTCCACGACACCAAGAACGGCAGCGACCACCGGTTGCCTCTGTGCAGGCGTCTATTTGCCCTGCTGAAGGTTCACTGTGAGGGGCGTCAAGGCTTGGTCTTCCATCTCACGACCCGCCGCTTGGAGTTGATGGTTGAGCATCTGGTCAATCAACTGCAGTTCAAGTGGTCGCCCCATGACCTGCGGCGGACGTTTGTCACCATCGCTCAGAGGACGCTTAAGGACTTGGCCACGGTCAAACGGATGGTTAACCACAGCGTGGGTGGTGACGTGACCATGAAGCACTATTTGCGGCTGAGTGTTGAAGATTTACGGGAGTCGATGCAGCAGGTGGAGGATGCTTTCGAGGAGGTGCGAAGAGTTGCGGTTGTAGATGATAGTTTCGACGAGCCTCAGTTATAG
- a CDS encoding AAA family ATPase: protein MDSNPSLIVHRLILMGIDGIYEAKFKLGLNIIWGSMDSGKSTIPHMINYCLGGSNKKILYDEVKAKVRTLFLELSLNGNIYTVERALNEPKSAVKVYSCNFDNRGEVFPQFMAADSNGNMPDGWLSDFILESLGIARVKVKESLTRPDADEDRLSFRDLMKLMFLKQTDVGSDGLLDYKNQAVFIKNVAIQKFVYNIHDERLSSLNTQRKQEIDILKQLKSSQDILSKFLREVGISLDEFAFGDKIDDTKKKIEELDEAVQNLKTDFSLNSKASIELRKTLGQLRDNLDEKTKQIASLKKRITEFSKLKSTYRIELDNIKISKLSRPFLSNVPVEKTIACPTCSSNLTIASQAIPENEINSIERSVNNKISGLDDTIKIALDKIETLQTEAAQVELQIQQHTQIFDVNNLSSISPIVSMIETAEKAKVQAHVELAHLKKNLSIYKKYSETQEKINSKQSVISNLEILIKNIEAGLIDADEIISKLRTTFTRYIEKSGVQNVHSISYSKQFVPQFRNISYYDHLSGGIRTVMSLGMYITRLAYSIEEACNIPPFLMIDTPGQNIGRKRSPEDDDSVSDPAIYEKIYSQLLDVVSLAKNNDTPCQVIVVDNDLPDILSGPENSKKYHLVKRFQKNNPKFEKGLIHDA, encoded by the coding sequence ATGGATAGCAACCCCTCTCTAATCGTGCATCGATTGATATTAATGGGCATCGACGGTATATATGAGGCCAAGTTTAAATTAGGGCTTAACATTATATGGGGCTCGATGGACTCCGGAAAATCCACCATACCCCATATGATAAATTATTGCCTAGGCGGCTCAAACAAGAAAATACTTTATGATGAAGTTAAAGCAAAGGTAAGAACGCTATTCCTTGAGCTATCACTCAACGGGAACATATATACAGTAGAGCGCGCTCTAAACGAACCCAAGTCAGCCGTAAAAGTATACTCTTGCAACTTCGATAATAGAGGGGAAGTTTTCCCTCAGTTCATGGCCGCAGACTCTAACGGGAATATGCCTGATGGCTGGTTATCAGATTTCATTCTTGAAAGCCTCGGCATTGCACGCGTTAAAGTCAAAGAATCATTGACCAGACCTGATGCTGACGAAGACCGACTTAGTTTTAGAGACCTAATGAAGCTAATGTTCCTAAAGCAAACAGATGTAGGCTCTGACGGACTTCTGGATTACAAAAACCAAGCTGTATTTATTAAAAACGTAGCCATCCAGAAGTTTGTTTACAACATCCACGACGAGCGACTTTCCTCGCTAAACACTCAGCGAAAGCAGGAAATTGACATACTCAAGCAACTCAAGAGCTCCCAAGATATTCTTTCAAAGTTTTTGAGAGAAGTAGGAATATCTCTCGATGAATTTGCTTTCGGGGATAAAATCGACGACACCAAGAAAAAAATTGAGGAACTAGACGAAGCAGTACAAAACTTAAAAACAGATTTCAGCTTGAACTCTAAAGCCTCCATTGAGCTACGAAAAACCCTAGGCCAACTGAGAGACAACCTAGACGAAAAGACCAAACAAATCGCCTCTCTAAAAAAGCGCATCACCGAATTTTCCAAGCTTAAAAGCACGTATCGGATTGAGCTAGATAACATCAAGATTTCAAAGTTGTCTCGTCCATTTCTGAGCAACGTACCTGTTGAAAAAACCATTGCATGCCCTACGTGCAGCAGTAATTTAACTATCGCCTCTCAGGCCATACCTGAAAACGAAATAAATTCGATTGAACGATCTGTTAATAATAAAATATCTGGACTTGACGACACCATAAAGATCGCTCTAGACAAGATAGAAACTCTCCAGACCGAAGCTGCTCAAGTAGAACTTCAGATTCAACAGCACACACAAATTTTTGACGTTAATAACCTTTCCAGCATATCCCCCATCGTATCAATGATCGAAACAGCAGAGAAAGCTAAGGTTCAGGCACATGTAGAACTGGCTCATCTCAAAAAAAATCTATCCATATACAAAAAGTACAGTGAAACTCAAGAAAAAATAAACAGCAAACAATCCGTCATCTCCAACTTAGAAATTTTAATCAAAAATATTGAGGCCGGACTGATTGACGCAGATGAAATCATCTCGAAACTCAGGACTACTTTCACTAGATATATAGAAAAAAGCGGCGTTCAGAACGTACACAGCATCTCCTACAGCAAGCAGTTCGTCCCACAATTTAGAAACATCTCTTATTACGACCATCTTTCTGGTGGAATTAGAACTGTTATGTCTCTTGGCATGTATATAACAAGACTTGCATACTCCATAGAAGAGGCCTGCAACATCCCTCCATTTTTGATGATAGATACACCGGGCCAAAATATAGGCCGAAAAAGGAGCCCGGAGGACGACGACTCGGTTTCAGACCCAGCTATTTATGAAAAAATCTACTCTCAACTATTAGATGTAGTAAGCCTAGCGAAAAATAATGATACCCCCTGCCAAGTGATTGTCGTTGACAACGACCTCCCGGACATTTTGTCTGGCCCTGAAAACTCGAAAAAATACCACTTAGTCAAACGATTCCAGAAGAACAATCCGAAGTTTGAAAAAGGGTTAATTCACGACGCATAA
- a CDS encoding ABC-three component system protein — MSTTKKPLAVVFVHGFTGGISTWKNLSGETFKDLLLKEADLSETFEMVEFEYFSKITDIFHADIIQKAISLFGLRPKVRYNRPIKNLADELRSFIQLNLDEHDGIVLIGHSMGGLICKEVILSHVQGDGPEIIGYGSIAVPHKGSLDSILLSLFNVNSKELVPLNAYNSELNNRWIDRKSKLPESVYVIGQHDQYVPQSSGLPFTTKFLNIPHDHNTICKPQSSKDSAYKAIQKFLRKISKNNKMHSLSTLTYEEASPDYDKEIFVIKMILCDIGEKGIEDAKESFFNAEIITKAADEEDKNLLRELRVKVISLYRQTFNYHANTGSTPNMIFGEVHQKLLSEDKHALEVGASYINFLHKKGLLHQEANKECTTVTWSNSTSIEEIKSMLA, encoded by the coding sequence ATGAGTACTACTAAAAAACCATTGGCTGTAGTGTTTGTTCATGGGTTTACAGGCGGAATTAGTACATGGAAAAACTTAAGCGGTGAAACATTCAAAGATTTATTATTAAAAGAAGCTGACCTATCAGAAACCTTTGAAATGGTTGAGTTTGAGTACTTTTCCAAAATAACTGATATTTTCCACGCTGACATAATCCAAAAAGCCATATCACTGTTCGGACTTAGGCCAAAGGTTAGATATAATCGGCCGATAAAAAATCTCGCCGATGAACTAAGAAGTTTCATACAGCTAAATCTAGATGAGCATGATGGCATTGTTCTTATAGGGCACAGCATGGGAGGCTTGATTTGCAAGGAAGTCATACTCAGCCATGTGCAGGGTGACGGGCCTGAAATTATAGGTTATGGCTCTATTGCGGTTCCTCACAAAGGGTCTTTGGATTCAATACTGCTCTCGCTTTTCAACGTGAATAGCAAAGAACTAGTCCCCTTGAACGCATACAACAGTGAACTTAACAATCGATGGATTGATAGAAAAAGCAAGCTTCCCGAATCTGTTTACGTTATTGGCCAACATGACCAGTATGTCCCTCAGTCAAGCGGTCTCCCCTTCACAACCAAATTCCTAAATATCCCCCACGACCATAATACAATATGCAAGCCCCAATCCAGCAAGGACAGCGCGTACAAAGCCATTCAGAAATTCTTAAGAAAAATCTCAAAAAATAATAAAATGCACTCTCTTTCAACGCTTACATATGAAGAGGCGTCACCCGATTACGACAAAGAAATTTTTGTAATAAAAATGATACTTTGTGATATCGGTGAGAAAGGGATTGAGGACGCAAAAGAATCCTTTTTTAACGCAGAAATCATCACAAAAGCGGCAGATGAAGAAGATAAAAATCTACTTCGCGAACTGAGAGTCAAAGTAATTTCTCTCTACAGGCAAACATTTAATTATCACGCAAATACTGGCTCAACTCCTAATATGATCTTTGGAGAGGTGCACCAAAAATTATTAAGTGAAGATAAACACGCCCTTGAAGTAGGTGCGAGCTACATCAACTTTCTTCACAAAAAAGGCCTATTACACCAAGAGGCAAACAAGGAATGCACCACCGTAACATGGTCAAACAGCACATCAATTGAAGAAATCAAGAGCATGCTGGCATGA
- a CDS encoding recombinase family protein codes for MFVRAYLRASTTEQDASRARSALDTFVHSHGLTIASYYTENESGASLQRPELFRLLADAKPGDVLLVEQVDRLSRLTEGDWQQLRATIKAKDVRVVALDLPTSHQFLVAPNATTADAFTSRMLGAINDMLLDMLAAVARKDYEDRRRRQDEGIAKAKAQGAYKGRGVDKEKHARIMALLSKGTGIREAAKLLGVSTSTVIRARDKAKEGATA; via the coding sequence ATGTTTGTCCGCGCATATCTTCGGGCATCCACTACTGAGCAAGACGCCAGCCGCGCACGCTCTGCCTTGGATACCTTCGTCCATAGCCACGGCCTCACCATCGCCAGCTATTACACAGAGAACGAGAGCGGGGCATCCTTGCAGCGTCCCGAGTTATTCAGGCTGCTGGCCGACGCCAAGCCGGGGGATGTTCTGTTGGTTGAGCAGGTCGACAGGCTTAGCCGTCTCACTGAGGGCGATTGGCAGCAGCTCAGGGCGACCATTAAGGCTAAGGATGTGAGGGTCGTTGCCTTGGATCTGCCTACCTCGCACCAGTTCTTAGTCGCGCCCAACGCCACCACTGCTGACGCCTTCACCTCGCGGATGCTTGGGGCCATCAATGACATGCTCTTAGACATGCTCGCAGCGGTTGCCCGGAAAGACTACGAAGACCGCCGCAGACGGCAGGACGAGGGCATTGCTAAGGCCAAGGCTCAGGGGGCATACAAGGGAAGGGGTGTAGACAAGGAGAAGCACGCCCGCATCATGGCACTGCTAAGCAAAGGCACTGGTATACGCGAAGCTGCCAAGCTCCTAGGGGTCAGCACCAGCACTGTTATCAGGGCAAGGGACAAGGCCAAGGAAGGCGCCACAGCCTGA
- a CDS encoding KilA-N domain-containing protein: MTNNIITRDYNGQTFSFREDGYFNMTKAAKVYGKDLSNFMRSPDTVDYVDALSQTVKSTDCPVVQAVRGGRAPGTWGHPKLAVFFARWLDVKFAVFCDMVIDDILNKKAELTITKPEESASFALPQTYLASLEELVKSLKEREQLEQANLQLTQEVTTLTPKAIGYDTLVSNDGFFTATQAAEALGMPSAIALNRFLRAIGWKSKRDTDAPTAMARDKGWLVTRFRNKAGTGRSFPQVFVTPKGLTELRFILSKEAA; the protein is encoded by the coding sequence ATGACCAACAACATCATCACCCGCGACTACAACGGCCAGACCTTCAGCTTCCGCGAGGACGGCTACTTCAACATGACCAAGGCTGCGAAGGTCTACGGTAAAGACCTGAGCAACTTCATGCGGTCGCCTGATACTGTCGATTACGTCGACGCGCTTTCTCAAACCGTGAAATCCACGGACTGCCCTGTAGTCCAGGCAGTACGCGGGGGCCGCGCCCCAGGCACTTGGGGTCACCCTAAGCTGGCCGTCTTCTTCGCCCGCTGGCTGGACGTGAAGTTCGCCGTGTTCTGCGACATGGTCATCGACGACATCCTCAACAAGAAAGCTGAGCTGACCATCACCAAGCCGGAAGAGTCCGCCTCTTTTGCCTTGCCTCAGACTTATCTGGCGTCTCTGGAAGAGCTGGTCAAGTCCCTTAAGGAACGTGAGCAACTGGAGCAGGCGAACCTGCAGCTCACTCAAGAAGTCACCACACTGACCCCTAAGGCAATCGGCTACGACACCTTGGTCAGCAACGACGGCTTCTTCACAGCCACGCAGGCCGCTGAAGCATTGGGCATGCCGAGCGCCATCGCTCTGAACCGTTTCCTCAGGGCTATCGGTTGGAAGTCGAAGCGCGATACAGACGCCCCAACAGCGATGGCACGGGATAAAGGTTGGTTGGTCACTCGCTTCCGTAACAAGGCAGGCACTGGCCGCAGCTTCCCTCAGGTCTTCGTGACACCTAAAGGCCTCACCGAGCTGCGCTTCATCCTGAGCAAGGAGGCAGCGTAA
- a CDS encoding ribonuclease H, producing MTTYTIYTDGACRNNGRPSAKAGWGAVLTNPQGETLEIAGPVPRGEPQTNSRAELMALVEALKRCTKTAPITLHTDSKYIADACNGWLEGWKSRGWKRADKKPPEHLDLWRCIDQLLQEKDVTVCWVKARNGMLGNERADALACLGANGKVIRKRCKNRSECQLLEEA from the coding sequence ATGACCACCTACACCATCTATACCGACGGCGCATGCCGCAACAATGGAAGGCCTAGCGCCAAGGCAGGCTGGGGTGCAGTACTGACCAATCCCCAAGGGGAGACATTAGAAATTGCCGGGCCAGTCCCTCGGGGCGAGCCGCAGACCAACAGCAGGGCTGAGCTAATGGCCCTTGTCGAGGCTCTGAAGCGATGTACTAAGACAGCACCTATCACCCTGCACACTGACAGCAAATACATTGCCGACGCCTGCAACGGCTGGCTAGAGGGCTGGAAGAGTAGGGGCTGGAAGAGGGCCGACAAGAAGCCCCCGGAGCATCTCGACCTATGGCGGTGCATTGACCAGTTGCTACAAGAGAAGGATGTCACCGTCTGCTGGGTGAAGGCACGCAACGGAATGCTAGGTAATGAGCGGGCCGATGCCTTGGCATGTCTTGGGGCAAACGGAAAGGTCATCAGGAAACGCTGCAAGAACAGGTCTGAATGTCAGTTGTTGGAGGAGGCTTGA
- the queA gene encoding tRNA preQ1(34) S-adenosylmethionine ribosyltransferase-isomerase QueA, translating into MRVADFSFELPDALIARHPLAERRASRLLVLDGPTGELAHKQFSDLLDYLRPGDLMVFNNTRVIPARLFGQKASGGKLEVLVERVLDSHRVLAHVRSSKSPKPGSSILIDGGGEAEMVARHDALFELRFSEEVLPLLERVGHMPLPPYIDRPDEQADRERYQTVYADRAGAVAAPTAGLHFDQALLDAIAAKGVERAFVTLHVGAGTFQPVRVERIEDHHMHTEWLEVGQDVVDAVAACRARGGRVIAVGTTSVRSLESAARDGVLKAFSGDTDIFIFPGRPLHVVDALVTNFHLPESTLLMLVSAFAGYPETMAAYQAAIAGKYRFFSYGDAMFITRNPAPRGPEEQL; encoded by the coding sequence ATGCGTGTTGCCGACTTCAGTTTTGAGCTGCCAGACGCTCTGATTGCCCGCCATCCTCTTGCCGAACGCCGTGCCAGCCGCTTGCTGGTGCTCGATGGGCCAACCGGTGAGTTGGCGCACAAACAGTTCAGTGATCTGTTGGATTATCTGCGCCCCGGCGATTTGATGGTGTTCAACAATACGCGGGTGATTCCGGCGCGGCTGTTCGGGCAGAAGGCTTCGGGCGGCAAGCTGGAGGTGCTGGTCGAGCGGGTGCTGGACAGTCATCGTGTGCTGGCCCATGTGCGTTCGAGCAAGTCGCCCAAGCCCGGTTCGAGCATTTTGATCGACGGCGGTGGCGAGGCCGAGATGGTCGCGCGCCACGATGCGTTATTCGAGCTGCGTTTTAGCGAAGAAGTGCTGCCGCTGCTGGAGCGGGTCGGGCATATGCCGTTGCCGCCGTATATCGACCGCCCGGATGAGCAGGCCGATCGTGAGCGTTATCAGACGGTGTATGCCGACCGTGCCGGCGCCGTGGCCGCGCCGACTGCGGGGCTGCACTTCGATCAGGCGCTGTTGGATGCCATTGCTGCAAAGGGTGTCGAGCGCGCCTTTGTCACACTGCACGTAGGCGCGGGGACGTTTCAGCCGGTGCGGGTTGAGCGCATCGAAGACCACCATATGCACACTGAGTGGCTAGAGGTCGGTCAGGATGTGGTGGATGCTGTGGCGGCTTGTCGTGCGCGCGGCGGGCGGGTAATCGCCGTCGGCACCACCAGCGTGCGTTCGCTGGAAAGCGCCGCGCGCGATGGCGTGCTCAAGGCTTTCAGTGGTGATACCGATATCTTTATTTTCCCAGGCCGGCCGCTGCATGTGGTCGATGCGCTGGTGACCAATTTCCATTTGCCGGAATCGACCCTGCTGATGCTGGTGTCGGCGTTTGCCGGTTACCCGGAAACCATGGCGGCCTATCAGGCGGCGATTGCCGGCAAGTACCGTTTTTTCAGTTACGGTGATGCCATGTTTATCACCCGCAATCCCGCACCGCGCGGGCCAGAGGAACAGTTATGA